A stretch of the Rhinoderma darwinii isolate aRhiDar2 chromosome 3, aRhiDar2.hap1, whole genome shotgun sequence genome encodes the following:
- the LOC142750715 gene encoding olfactory receptor 11L1-like → MQEKNLTEVREIFFLGFQGSQCLRFFLFGLFIVIFCFTICGNLLIITLVSISKNLHTPMYFFLTQLSISDILLTSDIVPEMLHILLNNGGTITFTGCIAQFYFFSSSELFECFLLTVMSYDRYVAICNPLRYTSIITNASCVKLVVICWLLGFSCAFINTVMILTLTFCGPNTIDHFFCDLVPLLEIACSDTFMVHLEVSLLGIPAVIMPTILIIASYVKIASVILRIPSSTGRQKAFSTCSSHLTVVSIFYCSLFTVYVVPTRGQMSTISKILSLLYTVLTPLINPIIYSLRNADIKKAVQETFHKNI, encoded by the coding sequence TTCATTgtgattttttgttttacaatatGTGGGAACCTCCTGATTATCACCCTGGTGTCCATCAGCAAGAACCTCCACACTCCAATGTACTTCTTCCTCACACAACTGTCCATCAGTGACATCTTGTTGACCTCAGATATTGTCCCCGAAATGCTCCACATTCTTCTGAATAATGGGGGGACCATCACTTTTACTGGTTGCATCGCTCAGTTCTATTTTTTCAGTTCTTCAGAACTGTTTGAGTGTTTTCTCCTCACAGTGATGTCTtatgacagatatgtggccatctgTAATCCCCTCCGTTACACCTCGATAATAACAAatgcatcatgtgtgaaactggtcGTCATCTGCTGGTTGTTGGGTTTTTCCTGTGCTTTCATTAACACTGTAATGATATTGACATTAACCTTTTGTGGACCAAATACAATTGACCATTTTTTCTGTGACCTTGTCCCCTTGCTGGAAATTGCTTGTTCTGATACCTTCATGGTCCATCTTGAAGTCTCCTTACTGGGAATACCTGCAGTCATCATGCCGACCATATTAATCATTGCATCTTATGTTAAAATTGCATCTGTCATCTTAAGGATTCCATCCAGTACTGGTAGacagaaagccttctccacctgcaGCTCCCACCTCACTGTGGTCTCCATATTTTACTGCTCTCTGTTCACTGTCTATGTTGTCCCAACAAGAGGACAGATGTCGACCATCAGTAAGATCCTATCACTTCTTTATACTGTGCTTACCCCATTGATTAACCCCATTATATACAGTCTGAGAAATGCAGACATTAAGAAAGCTGTGCAGGAAACATTTCATAAAAATATCTAA